Below is a window of Populus alba chromosome 2, ASM523922v2, whole genome shotgun sequence DNA.
ATTATGAGGGAAACCAAACGTTTGCTATGTACTCTAACTCTACAGCTTCAAATGTGAGGAACTTTTCTTGGTACAAACAACCTGTAGATTCAGACACAGGAAAAGTATATGGAGATGCAGTTAAATCCCTTCCTTTCATTACGACTAATGCAAGTTGGATTGAGCAAGCATTAAATAGTAGTCAAGGGTATGCATCATTTGAGAGTGGATGGAACGGTGCTCAAGATCCTCTATTCCTTAACACGGTTAGTTTACATGGACAAGGAGTCCTCTCTTTAGGATTTTCGGCTAAAGCATTAACTAGGTTCTTCAATAACGTAGAACTTTATAGTGGGAGCTTGTACTTGGCTACCCAATCTGGCAAAGTTCTTGTAGGAGGATTGCCTAACACTCAAACCGTGATAAAGGAAAATTCAGTTTCTCTGTGCATGACAAAACTGAATGGTGATCAACTTGATCACGTGGGAAATGTTTCATGCATGCCGAACAATGGCAAACTAGAAGATTCAGTGTTATACCTTGGGAAAGCAAAGTACAGAGTTTTCTGCTCCCATGTTGAAATTGTGGGAGTGCAATCGGTATGTATCATTCTTGAAAGTATGCATCTTAGCAATAAGTCTCTGAACAAGTTTTTAGTCACGAGTTACTTTCTGGTCACTTTCCATACTTTGTTGTGGTATACTGTTGTGTTTTCATTTAGAGATCATAAAATTCAAGCCTTTCATATGTGGTTGTCGCTTCAAAATCATTCATGCAAGATTGGCTCatagattaatttgaattttattgataACTGCTTTTTGAATTCATACAATTTATGGGAATTTGGATTGCAGGTATATGCGTTGGCTTTCCCATACAATGAATTAGCGAGCAATGTTAACAGGAGCATCAAAATATCCCTCATTCTATTCATAATAATGATTGCTGCGGTTTTCATTTCGATTGTTAGTTTCATATTGCTAGTGGTTAGGGCTGCAAGAAGGGAAATCCACTTGTGTTCAGCACTAATAAAGCAAATGGAAGCAACGCAGCAAGCAGAACGAAAGAGTATGAATAAGAGTCTTGCATTTGCTAGTGCTAGCCATGACATTCGAGCGGCTTTAGCAGGCATTACTGGTTTGATAGAGATATGCTATGCAGAAGTGCATGCAGGTTCCGAGTTAGACACAAATTTACGACAAATGGATGGTTGCACAAAGGACCTAGTAGGTAAGCTTATATATGGACTAATCTTTTTAGCGCATTAGAATTATAGTTTTTTGTATAGAATCTtctctttaataatttaattttcttacctGTATAGGTTTGTTGAATTCTATTCTTGATACCAGCAAAATTGAAGCCGGCAAAATGcaacttgaagaagaagaatttgatTTAGCCAAGCTTCTTGAAGATGCAGTTGATTTGTATCATCCGGTAGGCATGAAAAAAGGTGTAGATGTGGTGTTGGACCCCTATGATGGTTCCATTCTCAAACATTCTCGAGTGAAAGGCGATAGGGGAAAACTAAAGCAAGTCCTGTGCAATTTACTTAGCAATGCTGTTAAGTTTACATTTGAGGGGCATGTATCAGTTCGAGCCTGGACTCAAAAACCCAGTTTAGAGAACAAGATAATCGCTTCCAATCAGAATAGTTTGTGGAGATGTTTTTCATGCCCTTTttccaagaacaaaaaagaatttaatgaagTGAAGCAAAAACAAAGTTGTATGGAATTTGTATTTGAGGTGAATGATACAGGTAAAGGAATTCCGAGAGAAAAGCAAAAATTAGTGTTTGAGAATTTTGTTCAAGTCAATGAAACAGCTCTTGGACAAGGAGGAACTGGCTTAGGACTTGGCATCATTCAATCTTTGGTATGTACTCAACTTTTGCACAAATTAACTAGTAGTTTTTTTATAGCACATTAAGTACCAAAGCCTATTTAAATCCTCAAAACATGTTCCATTCttctttttgcttttgattATATTTCTTCGATCAACCTTAAATAATTTTCACCAGGTGCGTCTAATGGGAGGAGAAATAGGAATCGTGAATAAAGAGATTGGCGAGAAGGGAACTTGCTTCAAGTTTAATGTTTTCCTTGACATATGCGAGATATCTTCAGCAGATATCCAAAATGCTGAAGTTGAGATTAAAGGGGATTCCATGTCTGATGGTGAACCTAACTATTCGAAGCTGACTATACGAACTCCTTCTCGAGGCCTAGTGATTCGCACCCCTAGTCCTAGGTTGTCTATACTTGGTTCTAGTCCCAAGATTGAAGGATCTCATGTTGTTCTGTTGATTCAAAATGAAGAGCGGCTAAGAAGTTCACAGAAATATATAGAGGGTTTGGGGATAAAAGTATCATCTGTGAAGCAATGGAAGCATCTTCACTCTAccctaaagaaaataaaagccaGGCAGAATGTTTCACCACATAGTTCTTCAGGAAAATCTGATTTGGGATCAAGAAGTGACCATTTTAACTCTGGATCAATGAAGGATGTGCCTTTAAGTTCCATGGATGGGATAGATCAAAAACCATCCACAAGTAGAAGCAGTAATCTTAAAGGTGCGCCAGGCTTTGTATTGCTTGTGATTGATGCTGGTGCTGGACCATTTCAGGAACTTTATAGAGTCGTTGCTGAATTTAAAAGAGACCTTCATAGCAGTTGCTGCAAGGTTGTTTGGTTGGATAAACCAACTTCACGAAGTATTAATTTGAGAGGCTTTGAACAGAACTTGATCGATCCAAGGGATGCCATTTTGTTGAAACCATTTCATGGTTCT
It encodes the following:
- the LOC140955276 gene encoding histidine kinase CKI1-like; translated protein: MKLSSLIASRLVLIFIILAIGVVLLPCVVVPWWYNMIKQAKKHLDFNAHVVQSRLLSEIENIAKLLHPINSSAINLARVMSSSINGSILSSYDVKNKVAPSLFQAFAVIPFISHISFIGLGGLFFSYYYEGNQTFAMYSNSTASNVRNFSWYKQPVDSDTGKVYGDAVKSLPFITTNASWIEQALNSSQGYASFESGWNGAQDPLFLNTVSLHGQGVLSLGFSAKALTRFFNNVELYSGSLYLATQSGKVLVGGLPNTQTVIKENSVSLCMTKLNGDQLDHVGNVSCMPNNGKLEDSVLYLGKAKYRVFCSHVEIVGVQSVYALAFPYNELASNVNRSIKISLILFIIMIAAVFISIVSFILLVVRAARREIHLCSALIKQMEATQQAERKSMNKSLAFASASHDIRAALAGITGLIEICYAEVHAGSELDTNLRQMDGCTKDLVGLLNSILDTSKIEAGKMQLEEEEFDLAKLLEDAVDLYHPVGMKKGVDVVLDPYDGSILKHSRVKGDRGKLKQVLCNLLSNAVKFTFEGHVSVRAWTQKPSLENKIIASNQNSLWRCFSCPFSKNKKEFNEVKQKQSCMEFVFEVNDTGKGIPREKQKLVFENFVQVNETALGQGGTGLGLGIIQSLVRLMGGEIGIVNKEIGEKGTCFKFNVFLDICEISSADIQNAEVEIKGDSMSDGEPNYSKLTIRTPSRGLVIRTPSPRLSILGSSPKIEGSHVVLLIQNEERLRSSQKYIEGLGIKVSSVKQWKHLHSTLKKIKARQNVSPHSSSGKSDLGSRSDHFNSGSMKDVPLSSMDGIDQKPSTSRSSNLKGAPGFVLLVIDAGAGPFQELYRVVAEFKRDLHSSCCKVVWLDKPTSRSINLRGFEQNLIDPRDAILLKPFHGSRLYQVIRLLPEFGGHGLISKSKRKSAIQATNALKDPGSSSSTHSQRTKLKVLSTCENSFQQVESQAKGSSKNEKNRKNPLLDDPDHSHVRSKSRQSSTERLPVRSLEIQEAHGNLSKDKCLSGLKFLVADDNEISRRVTSHILERHGATVEVCENGEEAFQLVCIGLHSQKEHSHSIVLPYDYILMDCEMPKMDGCEATRQIRKEEKFYGVHIPILAFSADNSGDEGKKMKEAGTDGRVNKKINMEQLEETIRNTQRKRMHR